gaaccatctctctagaccaAGACTTTATTGATTCTCTTACTATTATTCTTTTTCTGGGGTCAAAAATAGGGTACTGTAATGAGTTTTTAACATACAGGTTGCATCCTGCAGCAATAATTTCTGAGTAAGACTCCTGGCTGATTTCACATGGGGAGCTTGGGGTTACCTCACAAAGCTCTGCTGGGTCATAACAGGATTACAAGGGATAGCCTGGGAACCTGCCAGCACAGAGGGAAACAACAGAGAGAAATCTGTGGCCAGTAGGAGGCAGGTAAGGTGAATGCTGAGGAAGCACAGGGAATACTGGTGGCTTGGTAAGGTGGGTGGAATATACTACTCCAGGTTCCACGTCTCAGTTCAAATACGACTTATTCCATAAACTTTCACCCACTTCCATACACAGTACCCTCTCCTATAGCATGTTTTTTATTGTGTAGCTCTGAGGTCTGTTCTTGGGATCATACTACATATACAGGCAAGGCTAGGGACACTCTCATGGCTTGGCATGCGTGCAGAGACAACGTCTTAACCCTGGATTGCTAAAGAACAGAATGGCCATTGCTAGTGGGAGGAGCACTGCTCTGGCCCTTGGGGAACTTTGCACGGATAGAGTCCTTAGCCCTTTGGAAGAGTGAACTCCAGGTCTTGATCTCTGCTTTAGCATACGTGAAGCTGTCTCCCAGGAAGCCAATGCTGGCAAGACAGCTGTGGAAGACGGGGGTAACTGTTGCTGCACTCGAAAGCTGGCAGCACTGCAGCTAAGTCCATGGAGATGAAGGCCAGAGGGTTGAGGATCcccttgctgctgttgctggtgaCGGTGGTTGTAATGGCTAAGGTGAATCACATCCAGAGGTGGGGGGGTTTCAAGGAGAAGGCCACGAGCAAGAAAAACCTCAACTTGACACTCCATTTCTTCATCCACTCTTACAACAACGCAAGCAACGACACCTACTTGTATCGAGTTCAGAAGCTAATCCAAGGTCAGATGCAGGTTCGTGCTTTGTTGCCGGGACATCAACACAACTGTTGATTGAGACATATGGGGATTTTCTATAACCAAGTTCTGGGATCTCCCCAGGTAACTTCATGTGCAATGGGTGCTCACGATATCTGTGAGTTAAGCAGCTCATTTGGTCACCGCCGCCAGgttgtgacccaggctggcctcaggctggAAAGTAATCCTTACTCCCTTCTCCTTGGCCAAAAGCTGGCCTGTAGTCACTCTCCATTGTTCTATGGGAGAAATTGCATTTTGTTCTACCTACCAGAGGGCAGCATGggaatgtcttctttttttttaaaaaatgatattatcTGGAAAAACCATAAGCACGCTCTGTAGATTCCTTACTTCCAACAGCATCTTTTTTCTTCAGTGTCCAGGACTGTAAATTAGGATTGAATTTTGTGTTTGAGACATTTAGAGCAACAAGTCTTTGGTGAGAGCAGAGTTGGGACAGGGAATGGGCAAGCAGCTTCAGCCAGATCAGTTCTACCCgttttgaggcagagtccttcctgccatgtgagtgctaggatcacatGTGCTTGTCATTGtgccttctctttttgttttacaCACAACATTCTTGTGAATCTTATCAGTTGGAAGGCGGTAGAAGAAAACGTTTGCTTGAAAACTATTGATCCAATGTTTCCTCAAGGTCAGATAGTAAACTGGGTAAAACAGTCAGAAACAATTTGGCTTCCTAGCGATGCAGCTTTGAGAAGAAATAGTTCACTATGAGAAAAGATTGCTAGTCAGAGAAAATGGAAAGCAGACGGAACAGGAGTTAACAGCAAGAAGGGGAAGGCATGGGGCCGGGTGGGCAAAGTGAGTTTATTATGTACTATAACCACAAGGTGGCGCTATTCTCATTTGTCTTCACTTTGATCGGTTTCCTTAAGCTATAATTGAGCTAACAAGATAACCTGTGAAATCAGCCTTCTACCATTAACTGTTAACTAGtcgaaaatagttttaaaaaaatgtttatgtgcaAACTTGAAGTTATTTAATGTGATAAGTGGACAATATGGGCCTGTCACTTGGAAAGGGAGGATCATGGACACAGGTTTCCGGACATCTCAATATCTAGATGTGACTTTGAACGTCTCAATCCTGCAAAGAGAGGGTAGTAGACAAGCCTGGTAAGTGGTGGGCCTGGTTTCACCTTTCAGCTGTTCCCAGCTGTGGGATCGTGGTTATGCATTATCTTAGAATCTTTCCTGCTGCTTCTTCGGAGGCAAAAATGAGTCAGAACAGCAACAATTTAGCACAatgctgccacctagtggcactttcaaatatttactgatatGTTCTAAGTGAACCATGGAGACTAACAGTAAGACGTttaatgtgcatgcatgttttagGTTTCTTCCACATACAACCTGCCGATGACCAGGCAGTGTGACAGTGGTTGGCACAGTTCTACAACATCCTCGTGCATAAGTAGAACGGCCCCTTGATGACAGCAGAGGAGCACATACACTCTAGGGAATTCCAGGCTAGGACTGAGATTGTGTTAGCAGTGCAGCCATGAGCAACTGCCCTGGGGCCTGGCCTTAGGTTTTTCTATGGGAATCATTCAACCAGGGTCAAGGTGAATTTTCTGCCTGCATTCTCCCCTAGACAGACTTACTATCATTAGGTTGGACCACTGGCATTTGGGCACAAGAAGCAGGAGGCTCCCAAGAGCTTCTCTCCACTGTATGTAGGTCTCTCAAATCTACACATTTCCTCTGAGATGCCAGACCTGGATCAATAGCCACCATATTTCCTTAGTGTTTTACTCCATGAGTAGGGCTTCTTTTCCACAAAAGACTTCCCAACCCCTCCTCCACCACcgccttctcctcttccccctctccccacttcttAGTCTTCACAGCCTTAGGTTTGACCATGAGCAAGAGAAGACAGATGCACCCCTGGGAGCTGGCCTTGGCTGGTGGTGTTCTCTCTGCCTTACCTGGTTAGCACATCATCATCTCGAACTGTCCACTGGCCCAGGAGGAAACAGATGTAGGGAACAGGGGGTATCACATCAAGTGGAAAGCTCCTGGGAGAGAAAGCAAGGTCTTTGGCACAGGCCATTCTTCTGTCCTTGGCTCTCTAGGTGTCATACCTGCTCTACACACTTTGGCAGAAAAATTTAATAACTTAAAAGTCCTTACGATACCCTCGTGTGGCTTTTCCTGGGGAATCCTGAACAACAAATGTCTGCTTACTACAGACAGGGCACCAACAACAGACCAAAGCAATGATTCCTAGAAAGTCTAGCTTAGTTTATCAGTGAGTTTATGGGGGGATACGTAAAGGGAACATGGGTGACTCAATAGCAGTGGTATCACCAAAAAGCCTACTCCAGTAAGGGTGATGGCTCAGGATCCTAATGGTATCTCAGAAGTTCCTACAGGTGGCACAGGTCTGTTCACCTGGCCCAAACCTCTCCTTAATCACCTTGGATAGGATTCCTTAAGATCTTGTTTCATTTGATTCCTGAATCTTATAAGCCAGCTTCCACTCTCCAGAGGGAAAGTTTTGATTGGAGGAAATATCTACACaatagcttgttttcttttttttaaacgcATTAGTGGAAGTGCTTCTGTTCTGCTCAACAGACTCCACAATTTGGATACTTATGTGTCCCTTGCAAATAGAAGCTGCGAGGTTATTTTCTCAAGGTTTCAGAGCTAATACATGGGGAGTGAATGCCTAGAATCAATTTGACTCCTAaactataaatttttaaagacttatattcatatatatatatatatatatatatatatatatatatatatgttctgttTTCAAGTATTTGTATAGAAGTGCACCATATCCACACAGATCTTGCAGAGATAAgtaaagggtgttggatccccaggagctggagttacagatggttgtgaactgccgtgcgggttctgggaaccaaatcttagtcctttgtaagagcaacaagtgcttttaactgctgagccatctctctgatccATATTTATATGNGTTGCTAAATTGTCTTCTTTCTGATTGACTGGAAAGGAGAGTCGGGAAGGAGTGAATAACTgcacagactgggaaaagatagGGCCATGTACCTCACTGTATGAGAACTATGATGGTCTGTGGTTATCAGGCAACCCAGCTTGTCTTATCATAAGGATGAGTGGAGGAGAAGATAGAGGCAATATGTGGCTATCACAGCAAAGTTGTGGGCACAAGGTTGTGGCTGACCAGAGATCTCAGTTGCCATTGAGACTCactcaatgggaggggaggaaggagttgAGTTTGGGGGTGTGATTTCAGGAAACAGCAGTCATGACTTAGTTCCTCCTGGAGAGGGTCAGCCACTAGACACTCAAAGTGGAAATTAGAAGTGTGACTAATTAATTCTCTGCAGTTGACCACAGGAGTGGAGTATTTGGTTACTGTGAAGATTGGCAGGAccaaatgtaagaaaaatgagACGAAGAAAGCCTCCTGCCCCCTGCAAAGCAGCAAGCTGAAAAAGGTGTGTGCTGGGGGTTCTCTGAGTGTGCCTGAAGGACAAGGATGGGGAGTGAATATTCTCAAGCTGTGAGAGTCAGGGCCAACAAATGCCCCGACTCTAGGGCAAATGCCCTAGGGCAAGCTCATACTTCTTGGTGCATCTCTTTCTCCCCACAGAACCCCAGGGTGCAAGTGTTATTTGCTTTTCATTAGGGCTCTTGTTATGGTCTTGCTCCCTTTCTCTATGTCACTGAGGACTGTCCCATCACCTCCACCTCCGTGTCTTCTCAGTTCTGCTGTCCCTCATTGTACCACATTGTCCCTTTCTATGTTGCTGGTCCTTCTTTGGCCAGATGGTAGATAATGAGGGCCTCTTCCTATCCCAGGGCATAGGCACaggagtggggggagaggaggaggctcTGTACCCCTTCCTGGAACTCAGGGTTCCAGAGTCACCTGCCTTGGGTCTCTGAGGGACAGTTCCTTCCTGGGTGCCCCAGGGTCTGAGGAGCAGGAGCCTTCGTCTCACTCTTTGAAAGCTATTTTCCCTAAAgcttattagttttttttttcttcttctttttcttcttcttccacagaGCCTGGTTTGCAAATCACTGATATACTCTGTACCCTGGATGAACTACTTCCAGCTCTGGAACAATTCCTGCCAGGAGAGCTGAGTGTCTATGTAAAGAGCTCTGCTGACACCCAGGTGCCTGTGGTGTGTACTGGTTTGTGTAAAGTTGTAAGAGGACCCGTGCCCCTCTCTGGGgtgtttctacacacacacacacaagcacacacaagctCACAACATTGACACTCAATAACATGCATAGTAACAGCCCCTTTATtgtaatttacacacacacacacacacacactacacacctgCCCTCATATACTTCACATGAACCGACACCATACAAATTTATGCAAACATTCCCACACATGAACCCCTGTGCCTTCACCACTTGCAGCTCATACACACCTTACAGAAATGCAGTGGTCACCAGGGACTGCTGTACTTTGAATAGGAGACTGATATCCCTCTGGGGAGTCTCATTGTTCCTaggcttctgctttctctgggtCTGGGATGGGGAGCTTTATATCCTGCCAGTACATACAACACTGTGACTCACACATGTCACAGTGAGTATGTCTTAAGTCCCATGACTAAACTGGGCTGAATACCAGCATAGATTCAGTATGATTATATCAAGGCTGTGACTTACAACAGCAAAAGGACAAGAGGCaggggtggcagtggtggca
The DNA window shown above is from Mus pahari chromosome 3, PAHARI_EIJ_v1.1, whole genome shotgun sequence and carries:
- the Cstl1 gene encoding cystatin-like 1 isoform X2; the encoded protein is MEMKARGLRIPLLLLLVTVVVMAKLTTGVEYLVTVKIGRTKCKKNETKKASCPLQSSKLKKSLVCKSLIYSVPWMNYFQLWNNSCQES
- the Cstl1 gene encoding cystatin-like 1 isoform X1 encodes the protein MEMKARGLRIPLLLLLVTVVVMAKVNHIQRWGGFKEKATSKKNLNLTLHFFIHSYNNASNDTYLYRVQKLIQGQMQLTTGVEYLVTVKIGRTKCKKNETKKASCPLQSSKLKKSLVCKSLIYSVPWMNYFQLWNNSCQES